The Canis lupus baileyi chromosome 11, mCanLup2.hap1, whole genome shotgun sequence genome includes a window with the following:
- the SYNGR1 gene encoding synaptogyrin-1 isoform X2 — protein sequence MVVSYFSKIGKYKEVKTDHKNPQDTPEAPLVESGPRHPQFQGRQKVFSIVVFGSIVNEGYLNSNSGGETFCIYNRNPSACSYGVTVGVLAFLTCLLYLALDVYFPQISSVKDRKKAVLSDIGVSAFWAFLWFVGFCFLANQWQVSKPKDNPMNEGTDAARAAITFSFFSIFTWAGQAVLAFQRYQIGADSALFSQDYMDPSQDSSMPYAPYVEPSAGPDPAGMGGTYQQPANAFDTEPQGYQSQGY from the exons ATGGTAGTTTCTTACTTTAGcaaaattggaaaatacaaagaagtgAAAACAGACCATAAAAATCCCCAGGACACACCCGAGGCTCCACTTGTTGAGTCTGGGCCTCGTCACCCTCAGTTTCAGGGGAGGCAAAAG GTGTTCTCCATCGTGGTGTTCGGCTCCATTGTGAACGAGGGCTACCTCAACAGCAACTCGGGAGGCGAGACGTTCTGCATCTACAACCGCAACCCCAGCGCCTGCAGCTACGGTGTGACCGTGGGTGTGCTCGCCTTCCTCACCTGCCTGCTCTACCTGGCCCTGGACGTGTACTTCCCGCAGATCAGCAGCGTCAAGGACCGCAAGAAGGCCGTCCTGTCTGACATTGGGGTCTCAG CCTTCTGGGCCTTCCTCTGGTTTGTGGGCTTCTGCTTCCTGGCCAACCAGTGGCAGGTGTCCAAGCCCAAGGACAACCCGATGAATGAAGGGACAGATGCGGCCCGAGCCGCCAtcaccttctccttcttctccatcttcacatgg GCGGGCCAGGCTGTGCTGGCTTTCCAGCGGTACCAGATTGGCGCCGACTCGGCCCTCTTCTCCCAGGACTACATGGACCCCAGCCAGGACTCCAGCATGCCTTACGCCCCCTACGTGGAGCCCAGCGCCGGGCCAGACCCTGCTGGCATGGGCGGTACCTACCAGCAGCCGGCCAACGCCTTTGACACCGAGCCCCAGGGCTACCAGTCGCAGGGCTACTGA
- the SYNGR1 gene encoding synaptogyrin-1 isoform X5, whose product MVVSYFSKIGKYKEVKTDHKNPQDTPEAPLVESGPRHPQFQGRQKVFSIVVFGSIVNEGYLNSNSGGETFCIYNRNPSACSYGVTVGVLAFLTCLLYLALDVYFPQISSVKDRKKAVLSDIGVSAFWAFLWFVGFCFLANQWQVSKPKDNPMNEGTDAARAAITFSFFSIFTWSLTAALAVRRFKDLTFQEEYSTLFPASAQP is encoded by the exons ATGGTAGTTTCTTACTTTAGcaaaattggaaaatacaaagaagtgAAAACAGACCATAAAAATCCCCAGGACACACCCGAGGCTCCACTTGTTGAGTCTGGGCCTCGTCACCCTCAGTTTCAGGGGAGGCAAAAG GTGTTCTCCATCGTGGTGTTCGGCTCCATTGTGAACGAGGGCTACCTCAACAGCAACTCGGGAGGCGAGACGTTCTGCATCTACAACCGCAACCCCAGCGCCTGCAGCTACGGTGTGACCGTGGGTGTGCTCGCCTTCCTCACCTGCCTGCTCTACCTGGCCCTGGACGTGTACTTCCCGCAGATCAGCAGCGTCAAGGACCGCAAGAAGGCCGTCCTGTCTGACATTGGGGTCTCAG CCTTCTGGGCCTTCCTCTGGTTTGTGGGCTTCTGCTTCCTGGCCAACCAGTGGCAGGTGTCCAAGCCCAAGGACAACCCGATGAATGAAGGGACAGATGCGGCCCGAGCCGCCAtcaccttctccttcttctccatcttcacatgg AGCCTGACCGCAGCCCTGGCCGTACGGAGATTCAAGGACCTTACCTTCCAGGAGGAGTACAGCACACTGTTTCCCGCCTCGGCACAGCCATAG